The Balaenoptera acutorostrata chromosome 10, mBalAcu1.1, whole genome shotgun sequence genome has a window encoding:
- the SPCS1 gene encoding signal peptidase complex subunit 1, with translation MLEHLSSLPTQMDYKGQKLAEQMFQGIILFSAIVGFIYGYVAEQFGWTVYIVMAGFAFSCLLTLPPWPIYRRHPLKWLPVQDSGTEDKKPGERKIKRHAKNN, from the exons ATGTTGGAGCATCTGAGCTCCCTGCCCACGCAAATG GATTACAAGGGCCAGAAGCTAGCTGAACAGATGTTTCAGggaattattcttttttctgca ATAGTTGGATTTATCTACGGGTACGTGGCTGAACAGTTCGGGTGGACTGTCTATATAGTTATGGCGGGATTTGCTTTTTCATGTTTG CTGACACTTCCTCCGTGGCCCATTTATCGCCGGCACCCCCTCAAGTGGTTACCTGTTCAAGACTCAGGCACAGAAGACAAGAAACcaggggaaagaaaaattaagagacaTGCTAAAAATAATTGA